The following are from one region of the Leucobacter sp. Psy1 genome:
- a CDS encoding SDR family oxidoreductase has product MSDARPVALVTGASNGMGREITRDLARTHRVIAVGRNAERLDAVALETGAEPWQLDVSADAAEFERRIGELDRLDVLVHAAAIGPKFSVAEATENDWSRTLAVNVTAPSVLTRHALPLLRASAGTVVFIGSGASTRPVPGSVIYCASKHALKAVADVLRIDEEPHRIRVATVAPGQTDTDMLRSMIPADQYQPERYIQPASVAATVRFVVDAPADVHLTDVAVRPRQEIARI; this is encoded by the coding sequence ATGTCTGACGCACGACCCGTCGCCCTCGTCACCGGAGCCTCGAACGGCATGGGCCGGGAGATCACGCGTGATCTCGCTCGCACCCACCGGGTCATCGCGGTCGGCAGGAACGCCGAGCGCCTCGACGCCGTCGCCCTGGAGACCGGCGCGGAGCCGTGGCAGCTCGACGTCAGCGCGGACGCGGCCGAGTTCGAGCGACGCATCGGCGAGCTGGACCGACTCGACGTGCTGGTGCACGCCGCCGCGATCGGCCCGAAGTTCTCCGTGGCCGAGGCGACGGAGAACGACTGGAGCCGGACCCTCGCCGTGAACGTCACGGCACCGTCCGTGCTGACCCGTCACGCACTGCCGCTGCTGCGCGCCTCCGCTGGCACCGTCGTCTTCATCGGGTCGGGTGCAAGCACGCGGCCTGTGCCAGGCAGCGTCATCTACTGCGCTTCGAAGCACGCGCTGAAGGCGGTCGCCGACGTGCTCCGGATCGATGAGGAGCCGCACCGGATCCGGGTTGCCACCGTCGCGCCAGGGCAGACGGACACCGACATGCTGCGCAGCATGATCCCCGCGGATCAGTACCAGCCGGAGCGATACATCCAGCCCGCCTCGGTCGCAGCAACGGTTCGCTTCGTCGTCGACGCGCCGGCCGACGTCCACCTCACCGACGTAGCGGTGCGCCCCCGGCAGGAGATCGCGCGAATCTGA
- a CDS encoding FAD/NAD(P)-binding protein, with amino-acid sequence MPVDSRPSIAIIGAGPRGASLIERLGANAPADADFELHVIDDAPDGAGAIWRTDQTRELCMNTLSDAVTLFTEPSSTVAGPVIEGPTLYEWSILALDGAFPSPDTAAVVSRIPEARAAAFHAFPVRPGLAADYRAELEETRPESHPSRALYGEYLAWCFARAVAQLPASTELVRHRSRAVEIERVTTGADTGRERITLADGRHVIADSVILATGWMPRTETPVETVFSRTLADRPELTWVRPASPVDQDLSEVRAGEHVIIRGLGMGFFDTMSLLTIERGGQFVPDPEADSGLRYVPSGEEPVLHATSHRGVPFRAKTLYGSLPPAPEQRFLRGGDWADRPRPIDFNREVWPRIVADAYLDHATVLHRTRPEAFDGAPLADVRTAIEGALAELLGTGAGSHAGRAGDDLTATAIRIEDAVAPFIADPADRFDLPGEMQPVHREFDSPAEFDAWVVARTTADLREAELGWDSAVKAGLWSISAARGAAGAIGANGGFDAESRRTGFATLMAVGGMAGSGPPAFRNRQLLALVDAGLVHFIGPRAQVEIDASGFRAESLAVPGSALHSRVLIDAWMHFHDLAETADPMAERLLESGRARVFTVPSREPDATTRTGGFEIDPSTGLLIGADGARDGAIHVAGIPIDEQLHGMIISPMPGTDPPMLRETDRVARSAIRIATAARHPGAPAPTDLQGALHV; translated from the coding sequence ATGCCCGTCGACTCCCGCCCATCCATCGCGATCATCGGCGCCGGGCCCCGCGGCGCCTCACTGATCGAACGTCTCGGTGCCAACGCGCCGGCCGATGCCGACTTCGAACTCCACGTCATCGACGATGCGCCCGACGGCGCCGGGGCAATCTGGCGCACCGATCAGACCCGCGAGCTCTGCATGAACACGCTGTCCGACGCCGTGACGCTGTTCACCGAACCGTCGAGCACCGTCGCAGGCCCTGTCATCGAGGGGCCGACGCTGTACGAGTGGAGCATTCTGGCGCTGGACGGCGCGTTCCCCTCCCCCGATACCGCCGCGGTCGTCTCGCGAATTCCCGAGGCTCGGGCGGCCGCGTTCCACGCATTCCCGGTCAGGCCGGGTCTCGCGGCCGACTACCGTGCCGAGCTCGAGGAGACCCGCCCCGAGTCGCACCCGAGTCGGGCACTGTACGGCGAGTACCTCGCCTGGTGTTTCGCCCGAGCCGTGGCGCAGCTGCCCGCCAGCACGGAACTCGTCCGCCACCGCTCGCGAGCCGTCGAGATCGAGCGCGTGACGACGGGCGCCGACACCGGGCGGGAGCGCATCACGCTCGCTGACGGACGCCACGTCATCGCGGACTCGGTCATCCTCGCCACCGGCTGGATGCCGCGAACCGAGACCCCGGTCGAGACCGTCTTCTCCCGCACGCTCGCCGACCGGCCCGAGCTGACCTGGGTCCGCCCCGCGAGTCCCGTCGATCAAGACCTCTCCGAGGTTCGCGCCGGCGAGCACGTCATCATCCGCGGCCTCGGCATGGGCTTCTTCGACACCATGTCGCTGCTCACGATCGAGCGGGGCGGGCAGTTCGTTCCGGATCCGGAGGCCGATTCCGGCCTCCGCTACGTGCCCTCCGGCGAGGAGCCCGTGCTGCACGCCACGTCGCACCGCGGGGTGCCGTTCCGCGCGAAGACGCTGTACGGCTCGCTGCCCCCTGCTCCCGAGCAGCGGTTCCTGCGCGGCGGCGACTGGGCAGACCGACCCCGCCCGATCGACTTCAATCGAGAGGTCTGGCCCCGGATCGTCGCCGACGCGTACCTCGACCACGCAACCGTGCTGCACCGCACACGCCCCGAAGCGTTCGACGGCGCGCCGCTCGCCGACGTGCGCACCGCGATCGAGGGCGCGCTCGCCGAGCTGCTCGGAACCGGGGCCGGGTCACATGCGGGCCGTGCGGGCGATGACCTCACGGCGACCGCGATCCGCATCGAGGACGCCGTCGCGCCATTCATCGCCGACCCCGCCGATCGCTTCGACCTGCCGGGCGAGATGCAGCCGGTGCACCGGGAGTTCGACTCCCCCGCCGAGTTCGACGCCTGGGTCGTCGCGCGCACCACCGCCGACCTGCGCGAGGCCGAGCTCGGGTGGGACAGCGCCGTGAAGGCAGGGCTCTGGTCGATCAGCGCGGCGCGCGGTGCCGCTGGAGCGATCGGCGCGAACGGCGGCTTCGATGCCGAATCCCGGCGCACCGGGTTCGCGACGCTCATGGCCGTCGGCGGCATGGCCGGATCGGGGCCACCGGCGTTCCGCAACCGGCAGCTGCTCGCGCTCGTCGACGCAGGACTCGTGCACTTCATCGGACCCCGAGCGCAGGTCGAGATCGACGCGTCAGGGTTCCGGGCCGAGTCGCTCGCGGTGCCGGGATCCGCGCTCCACAGCCGCGTGCTCATCGACGCGTGGATGCACTTCCACGACCTCGCCGAGACCGCTGACCCCATGGCCGAGCGCCTGCTCGAGTCGGGGCGCGCCAGGGTCTTCACGGTGCCCTCGCGCGAGCCCGACGCGACGACACGTACGGGCGGGTTCGAGATCGATCCTTCGACGGGACTGCTCATCGGCGCGGACGGTGCACGCGACGGCGCGATCCACGTCGCCGGGATCCCGATCGATGAGCAGCTGCACGGCATGATCATCAGCCCGATGCCCGGAACCGACCCGCCGATGCTCCGCGAGACCGACCGGGTGGCGCGCAGCGCGATCCGGATCGCGACCGCGGCCCGCCACCCCGGCGCCCCCGCGCCCACCGACCTCCAGGGAGCCCTGCATGTCTGA
- a CDS encoding TIGR04028 family ABC transporter substrate-binding protein, whose translation MKKRRLAWIGAIAATAIALTGCSGGGGSEGEGEGGTLTYLEPQTWITLYPPAGGFYPNGGVLNQITDRLLYQNPETLELEPWIAEELPEVNEDATEYTFTLREGVTYSDGTPLDAENVVKNFDLFGKGDPDRALPVSEAINNYDHGEVVDERTVKFFFNDSSPGFAQAVSTINSGLVSNDTLDRTSEEFGPGNAADIIGSGPFVVADEEIGSELNLTTREDYDWAPPSREHQGAAQIDGVDFVVAGEASVRVGTVTSGQADIARTIPAPDEGQFEADGLELVAAATNGVNNGLNLRFGHPLLQDIKVRQAIIAGVDRQEIIDTLFTDSYPLATGVLAKTALGYTDTSSAYEYDPDRANELLDEAGWETGSDGIREKDGERLVLTFNEALPQPRSKEVVTLIQEQLAKVGIGVEIFPGDQVAQDEAQRSLDTIQVFHSMVGRADFDVLKSQYFSGNRNALVNLNPDTDEIFDQELDDQLAEIASVPTTEEREAASAAAQKRLTDQAYVLPLFEEPQVYGLRSEVQGFMTESIGRPSFYEVTLGQ comes from the coding sequence ATGAAGAAACGCCGGCTTGCCTGGATCGGTGCCATTGCGGCGACTGCAATCGCACTCACGGGTTGCTCGGGTGGTGGAGGATCCGAGGGCGAGGGCGAGGGCGGCACCCTGACCTACCTCGAGCCGCAGACGTGGATCACGCTGTACCCGCCGGCCGGCGGGTTCTACCCGAACGGCGGGGTGCTGAATCAGATCACCGACCGCCTTCTGTACCAGAACCCCGAGACCCTCGAGCTCGAGCCGTGGATCGCGGAGGAGCTGCCCGAGGTGAACGAGGATGCGACGGAGTACACGTTCACGCTCCGCGAGGGCGTCACCTACTCCGACGGGACCCCGCTCGACGCCGAGAACGTCGTGAAGAACTTCGACCTGTTCGGGAAGGGCGACCCCGATCGCGCCCTCCCGGTCTCCGAAGCGATCAACAACTACGACCACGGCGAGGTCGTCGACGAGCGCACCGTGAAGTTCTTCTTCAACGACTCGTCACCGGGATTCGCGCAGGCCGTCTCGACGATCAACTCGGGTCTCGTCTCGAACGACACTCTCGATCGCACGAGCGAGGAGTTCGGCCCGGGCAACGCCGCCGACATCATCGGCTCGGGGCCGTTCGTGGTCGCCGATGAGGAGATCGGCAGCGAGCTCAACCTCACGACGCGCGAGGACTACGACTGGGCTCCGCCGTCGCGCGAGCACCAGGGTGCGGCGCAGATCGACGGCGTCGACTTCGTCGTGGCCGGCGAGGCGAGCGTGCGCGTCGGCACCGTGACCTCGGGTCAGGCGGACATCGCGCGCACCATTCCCGCGCCTGACGAGGGCCAGTTCGAGGCCGACGGGCTCGAGCTCGTCGCGGCGGCGACCAACGGTGTGAACAACGGTCTCAATCTCCGTTTCGGTCACCCGCTGCTCCAGGACATCAAGGTGCGGCAGGCGATCATCGCAGGCGTGGACCGTCAGGAGATCATCGACACGCTCTTCACCGACAGCTACCCGCTCGCGACCGGAGTTCTCGCGAAGACCGCACTCGGCTACACCGACACCTCGTCGGCGTACGAGTACGACCCCGACCGGGCGAACGAGCTGCTCGACGAGGCGGGCTGGGAGACCGGGTCCGACGGAATCCGCGAGAAGGACGGCGAGCGCCTGGTGCTCACCTTCAACGAGGCGCTGCCGCAGCCGCGCTCGAAGGAGGTCGTGACGCTCATCCAGGAGCAGCTCGCCAAGGTGGGCATCGGCGTCGAGATCTTCCCGGGCGACCAGGTCGCGCAGGATGAGGCGCAGCGCAGCCTCGACACGATCCAGGTCTTCCACTCGATGGTCGGCCGCGCCGACTTCGACGTGCTCAAGTCGCAGTACTTCTCGGGCAACCGCAACGCGCTCGTGAACCTGAACCCCGACACCGACGAGATCTTCGACCAGGAGCTCGACGACCAGCTCGCCGAGATCGCGTCCGTGCCGACCACGGAGGAGCGCGAGGCGGCCTCGGCGGCGGCCCAGAAGCGCCTGACGGATCAGGCCTACGTGCTCCCGCTCTTCGAGGAGCCCCAGGTGTACGGTCTGCGCAGTGAGGTGCAGGGCTTCATGACCGAGTCCATCGGCAGGCCCTCGTTCTACGAAGTCACGCTCGGGCAGTGA
- a CDS encoding ABC transporter permease produces the protein MTPLALLRRVGQAVLVLFLAYTAAYILLAALPGDAIMARYGAPELGLTNEQIAEIRASYGVDRPLVLRYLDSIWAFVRGDFGYSVQSGAKVSDLLAESLPSSLTLAAVALVGSVFLAVVIAFTASYGKGVWLRRLFRNIPPFFISLPVFWVGIMLIQVVSFQLGLIPVIGASEVESLVLPALTLMVPIAAPLAQVFLRSIDEVREQPFVAVAKARGASTSWLLWRNVAPNALLPVMTMAGLLFGELIGGAIVTEAVFGRTGVGNLTAQAVANRDTPVLLAVVVIATVMFVTINLIVDLLYPVLDARLRQRSGGGSGSAVPVIATAAEAGPTAADTGATATQAGPHIGPHTGPHNEGGPR, from the coding sequence GTGACTCCGCTCGCCCTGTTGCGTCGTGTAGGCCAGGCAGTCCTCGTACTGTTCCTGGCCTACACGGCTGCGTACATCCTTCTCGCGGCGCTGCCTGGCGACGCGATCATGGCGCGCTACGGGGCGCCGGAGCTCGGACTCACGAACGAGCAGATCGCGGAGATCCGGGCGTCGTACGGCGTCGATCGGCCGCTCGTGCTCCGCTACCTCGATTCCATCTGGGCGTTCGTGCGCGGGGACTTCGGCTACTCCGTGCAGAGCGGGGCGAAGGTATCCGATCTGCTCGCCGAGTCCCTGCCCTCAAGCCTCACGCTGGCGGCGGTGGCCCTGGTCGGCTCGGTGTTCCTCGCCGTCGTCATCGCGTTCACCGCGAGCTACGGCAAGGGCGTGTGGCTGCGCCGTCTCTTCCGGAACATCCCGCCGTTCTTCATCTCGCTGCCGGTCTTCTGGGTCGGCATCATGCTCATCCAGGTCGTCTCGTTCCAGCTCGGGCTGATCCCGGTGATCGGCGCGAGCGAGGTCGAGTCGCTCGTGCTGCCGGCATTGACGCTCATGGTGCCGATCGCGGCACCGCTCGCCCAGGTCTTCCTGCGCAGCATCGACGAGGTGCGAGAGCAGCCGTTCGTCGCCGTCGCGAAGGCGCGAGGGGCGAGCACGAGCTGGCTGCTCTGGCGCAACGTCGCCCCGAACGCGCTACTGCCGGTCATGACGATGGCTGGCCTGCTCTTCGGCGAGCTGATCGGCGGCGCGATCGTCACAGAGGCCGTGTTCGGTCGCACGGGCGTCGGCAACCTCACGGCGCAGGCCGTGGCGAACCGCGATACGCCCGTGCTGCTCGCGGTCGTGGTCATCGCGACGGTCATGTTCGTGACGATCAACCTCATCGTCGACCTGCTGTACCCCGTGCTCGACGCGCGCCTCCGCCAGCGGAGCGGCGGGGGTTCCGGATCCGCGGTCCCCGTCATCGCCACCGCAGCAGAGGCGGGCCCGACCGCCGCTGACACCGGTGCCACCGCCACCCAGGCCGGCCCGCACATCGGCCCGCACACCGGCCCGCACAACGAAGGGGGACCGCGATGA
- a CDS encoding ABC transporter permease produces the protein MTAVDLTRGSRASGSGFDSRLARVWRAVRRPGVLVPLLVLIIALLWAVAPSLFTSLSPTETVGPALQGPSAQHWFGTDATGRDLFSRVVYGASESISAAVLAVLVGLVFGSLIGVIAGAVGGGVDEALMRFVDVLLAIPTLLLSLSIVILLGFGTANAAIAVGVTSIAVFARLSRSQVVSVRASEYVEAAYGSGGTFWTVLGRHVLPNSLTPVIALAALQLGSAILQISTLGFLGYGAPPPTPEWGLLIAEGRNYVATAWWLTTLPGLVVVIIVLSTNRLSQAIGSDDRSGGRR, from the coding sequence ATGACCGCCGTCGATCTCACGCGCGGCTCACGGGCCTCGGGCTCGGGGTTCGACTCGCGGCTCGCCCGCGTGTGGCGCGCTGTGCGCCGTCCCGGTGTGCTCGTGCCGCTGCTGGTGCTCATCATCGCCCTGCTCTGGGCGGTCGCTCCAAGCCTGTTCACCTCGCTCAGCCCGACCGAGACCGTCGGGCCCGCGCTGCAGGGCCCGAGCGCGCAGCACTGGTTCGGTACCGATGCGACGGGCCGTGATCTCTTCTCCCGCGTCGTCTACGGCGCATCAGAGTCGATCTCGGCCGCCGTGCTGGCGGTGCTCGTCGGCCTGGTGTTCGGTTCGCTCATCGGCGTCATCGCCGGCGCGGTGGGTGGCGGCGTCGACGAGGCGCTCATGCGGTTCGTGGATGTGCTCCTCGCGATCCCGACGCTGCTGCTCTCGCTCAGCATCGTGATCCTGCTCGGCTTCGGCACCGCCAATGCGGCAATCGCCGTGGGTGTCACCTCGATCGCGGTCTTCGCGCGGCTGTCGCGCTCCCAGGTCGTGAGCGTCCGCGCGAGCGAGTATGTCGAGGCAGCCTACGGCTCGGGCGGTACCTTCTGGACCGTGCTGGGCCGCCACGTCCTGCCGAACTCCCTCACGCCGGTGATCGCGCTTGCGGCACTGCAGCTCGGATCCGCGATCCTGCAGATCTCGACGCTCGGCTTCCTGGGCTACGGTGCACCGCCGCCGACGCCGGAGTGGGGATTGCTCATCGCCGAGGGACGCAATTACGTGGCGACCGCCTGGTGGCTCACGACCCTCCCAGGACTCGTCGTGGTGATCATCGTGCTCTCCACGAACCGCCTGAGCCAGGCCATCGGATCGGACGACCGCAGCGGAGGCAGACGATGA
- a CDS encoding ABC transporter ATP-binding protein, with protein MNAGTTGAAQPLLSIRDLAVQYRTGRGAVDAVRGVSFDVAPGEVTAVVGESGSGKTTIAQSAIGLLASNGTIAGGSITLNERRLGTTELVGLPERRWRDLRGLCIGLIPQDPGNSLNPVQSIGKSISESLRIHGRPSRDEVRDRVHALLEQVGIDDPIKRAKQYPHEFSGGMRQRVLIAAAIANSPELIIADEPTSALDVTVQRTVLDLLDRLREETGTSILFITHDLAVAADRADTVVVMRGGEVQETGPSARVLARPQSAYTQQLMQDAPSFGHARVRERAASPSGSDAAPSDSDAAAAAPLLEVRGLRQEFGRGPDPFVAVDDVSFTVPRGTTHAIVGESGSGKTTTGRAIAGFSRPTSGSIRVDDLEVTGLKGRELREFRRKTQMVYQNPYGSLDPRQTLGQTLAEPLRNFGIGSRSARSARVAEVLQRVALPVEYAHRRPRELSGGQRQRVAIARALILEPELVVLDEAVSALDVTVQAQILRLLAELQTELGLTYVFISHDLAVVRQISDTVSVLQRGRQVEHGETERVFTRAEHPYTQRLIDAIPGRSLASGHWVI; from the coding sequence ATGAACGCCGGCACGACGGGAGCCGCGCAGCCGCTCCTCAGCATCCGCGACCTTGCGGTCCAGTACCGCACCGGCCGCGGTGCCGTCGACGCGGTCCGCGGCGTGAGTTTCGACGTCGCACCAGGCGAGGTCACGGCGGTGGTGGGCGAGTCAGGATCGGGCAAGACCACCATCGCCCAGTCCGCGATCGGCCTGCTCGCCTCCAACGGCACCATCGCCGGCGGCAGCATCACCCTCAACGAGCGACGGCTCGGCACCACGGAGCTCGTCGGGCTGCCCGAACGGCGCTGGCGCGACCTCCGCGGACTCTGCATCGGACTGATCCCTCAGGATCCGGGCAACTCCCTCAACCCCGTGCAGTCCATCGGCAAGTCGATCAGCGAGTCGCTCCGCATCCACGGCCGCCCGAGCCGCGACGAGGTGCGCGACCGCGTGCACGCCCTGCTCGAGCAGGTCGGCATCGACGACCCGATCAAGCGGGCGAAGCAGTACCCGCACGAGTTCTCCGGTGGCATGCGGCAGCGCGTGCTCATCGCGGCGGCGATCGCGAACAGCCCCGAGCTGATCATCGCCGATGAACCGACGTCGGCACTCGACGTCACGGTGCAGCGGACCGTGCTCGACCTGCTGGATCGCCTGCGCGAGGAGACCGGCACGAGCATCCTCTTCATCACGCACGACCTCGCCGTCGCGGCGGATCGCGCCGACACCGTCGTGGTCATGCGCGGCGGTGAGGTGCAGGAGACGGGGCCGAGCGCCCGGGTGCTCGCGCGCCCACAGTCCGCCTACACGCAGCAGCTCATGCAGGACGCGCCTTCATTCGGTCACGCGAGAGTGCGGGAGCGCGCCGCCTCGCCCTCTGGCTCCGATGCTGCGCCGTCTGACTCCGATGCGGCGGCCGCCGCTCCTCTCCTGGAGGTCAGGGGTCTGCGGCAGGAATTCGGGCGTGGCCCCGACCCCTTCGTCGCGGTCGACGACGTCTCGTTCACGGTTCCGCGGGGCACGACGCACGCGATCGTCGGCGAGTCGGGGTCGGGCAAGACCACGACGGGTCGCGCCATCGCGGGCTTCTCGCGGCCGACGTCCGGATCGATCCGCGTCGACGACCTCGAAGTGACGGGCCTCAAGGGGCGCGAGCTCCGGGAGTTCCGACGGAAGACCCAGATGGTCTACCAGAACCCGTACGGCTCGCTCGATCCGCGGCAGACGCTCGGTCAGACGCTCGCGGAACCGCTCCGCAACTTCGGCATCGGATCGCGCAGCGCACGTTCGGCGCGCGTCGCCGAGGTCCTCCAGCGCGTGGCGCTTCCCGTCGAGTACGCGCATCGCCGACCGCGAGAGCTCTCGGGTGGCCAGCGGCAGCGCGTCGCGATCGCGCGAGCGCTCATCCTCGAGCCAGAGCTCGTCGTGCTCGACGAGGCCGTCTCGGCGCTCGATGTGACGGTGCAGGCCCAGATCTTGCGCCTGCTCGCCGAGCTGCAGACCGAGCTGGGTCTCACGTACGTGTTCATCTCCCACGACCTCGCCGTCGTCAGGCAGATCTCCGACACCGTGTCGGTGCTGCAGCGCGGACGTCAGGTCGAGCACGGCGAGACCGAGCGCGTCTTCACCCGCGCGGAGCACCCCTACACGCAACGCCTCATCGACGCGATCCCCGGACGCTCGCTCGCATCGGGCCACTGGGTCATCTGA
- a CDS encoding alkylhydroperoxidase domain protein, whose amino-acid sequence MTSTDAASTETAVDTDIIDALAGIGAGDALDTARRRRHDAREHAQGSFAALFVPDDTAEVSLAERAAVALFVARLHGQEAAIAFYGALLRETGRDLGAGAGDALEPLIVAEAARASGEGPFGAFRAENAPESTSGPEYRVSSVDAAYALGDRLAAALEHAHLLVLHPRDASREALGSLLDAGWSTTGVVTLSQLISFLTFQLRVVHGLGAVGAAGAVATSDRAEEFARLAASVARAAEGRVVAAGGSATTPPVPATETLPQPPRVTEPARFTQDQLGWKPWLEPLAAADFTERHYTALVERERVHMPYFRLLARDPEALLERTLTDLDIFHNPDAGLPRGERELAAAAASRFNGCVFCASVHARAASENELSRDDVQRLLDEGVSARISPRLDALVDATVALTATPIRFDATHLEALRAVGLDELSQLDAIQAGAFFNWANRLMLSLGEPSI is encoded by the coding sequence ATGACCAGCACGGACGCAGCCTCGACCGAGACAGCGGTCGACACCGACATCATCGATGCCCTCGCCGGGATCGGCGCGGGTGATGCGCTCGACACCGCAAGGCGGCGTCGTCATGACGCCCGCGAGCATGCGCAGGGTTCGTTCGCCGCGCTGTTCGTGCCCGATGACACGGCGGAGGTGTCGCTCGCCGAGCGTGCGGCCGTGGCCCTGTTCGTCGCGAGACTGCACGGACAGGAGGCGGCCATCGCCTTCTACGGTGCACTCCTGCGCGAGACCGGCCGCGATCTCGGGGCCGGAGCTGGGGATGCGCTCGAGCCGCTCATCGTGGCGGAGGCCGCGCGTGCGTCAGGCGAGGGTCCTTTCGGAGCGTTCCGCGCGGAGAATGCGCCCGAGAGCACATCGGGGCCCGAGTATCGGGTCTCCTCGGTCGATGCCGCCTACGCCCTCGGGGACCGGCTCGCGGCGGCGCTCGAGCACGCGCACCTGCTGGTGCTGCACCCGCGCGACGCGAGCCGCGAGGCACTCGGATCGCTCCTCGACGCCGGCTGGAGCACCACCGGGGTCGTCACGCTATCGCAGCTCATCTCGTTCCTGACCTTCCAGCTGCGGGTCGTGCACGGGCTCGGGGCGGTGGGCGCTGCCGGTGCCGTGGCGACCTCGGACCGGGCGGAGGAGTTTGCCAGGCTTGCCGCTTCCGTTGCACGCGCCGCCGAGGGCCGGGTCGTCGCCGCGGGCGGATCCGCGACGACACCGCCGGTGCCGGCCACCGAGACGCTGCCGCAGCCGCCGCGCGTCACCGAACCCGCGCGTTTCACCCAGGATCAGCTCGGCTGGAAGCCGTGGCTTGAACCGCTGGCGGCTGCGGACTTCACGGAGCGTCACTACACGGCGCTCGTCGAGCGCGAGCGCGTGCACATGCCGTACTTCCGGCTGCTCGCGCGCGACCCTGAAGCGCTGCTCGAGCGGACGCTGACCGACCTCGACATCTTCCATAACCCCGACGCCGGCCTGCCGCGCGGGGAGCGCGAGCTCGCTGCCGCGGCCGCATCGCGATTCAACGGGTGCGTCTTCTGCGCGTCGGTCCACGCGCGCGCCGCGAGCGAGAACGAGCTCTCGCGCGACGACGTGCAGCGTCTCCTCGACGAGGGCGTGTCGGCACGGATCTCACCGCGGCTCGATGCGCTGGTCGACGCGACGGTCGCGCTGACGGCCACGCCGATCCGGTTCGATGCCACCCACCTCGAGGCCCTGCGTGCGGTGGGGCTCGATGAACTCTCGCAGCTCGACGCGATCCAGGCCGGAGCCTTCTTCAACTGGGCCAATCGACTCATGCTGTCGCTGGGGGAGCCGAGCATCTGA
- a CDS encoding dihydrofolate reductase family protein, whose product MRPLRYSINVTQDGCVDHTAIVPNVEMHQHAEATIARADALLFGRVTYQLMESAWRPPASDEMPDWTQPFARTIDAARKHVVSNTLDAVDWNAELITGTATDIIVAVRALKDEPGTGIYVGGVTLPTLLAAHDLIDEYEFIVHPRIAGHGPYLFGGLTEPLDLEPLGRTEFASGAVATRYASRR is encoded by the coding sequence ATGCGCCCGCTCAGATACTCCATCAACGTCACCCAGGACGGCTGCGTCGATCACACGGCGATCGTTCCGAACGTCGAGATGCATCAGCACGCCGAGGCGACGATCGCACGGGCGGACGCACTGCTCTTCGGACGGGTCACCTACCAGCTCATGGAGAGCGCCTGGCGACCGCCGGCGTCGGATGAGATGCCTGATTGGACGCAGCCGTTCGCCCGCACGATCGATGCTGCACGCAAGCACGTGGTCTCCAACACGCTCGACGCCGTCGACTGGAATGCCGAGCTCATTACCGGCACCGCAACTGACATCATCGTGGCCGTCAGAGCGCTCAAGGACGAGCCGGGGACCGGGATCTACGTCGGCGGCGTCACGCTGCCGACCCTCTTGGCCGCCCACGACCTCATCGACGAGTACGAGTTCATCGTTCACCCGCGCATCGCCGGACACGGCCCGTACCTCTTCGGCGGCCTCACCGAGCCACTCGACCTCGAACCGCTCGGGAGGACGGAGTTCGCCTCGGGCGCGGTGGCGACCCGCTACGCATCGAGGCGCTGA